A region of the Silene latifolia isolate original U9 population chromosome 9, ASM4854445v1, whole genome shotgun sequence genome:
AACTCAAGGCCACAATACATACATGCCAACGGTATGCTAATTCATTACTGACAATGTCCACCATCATAATTTCTCCCATCTCAAATTACCAATCATACTTTTTCAACTACACCAACATAGTTACCTTTCCGGTAAACCCGTTTAATAATCAGAACAATCAAACAATACCACTATGAATCATAAAGCAAGGCGCCTAAATCTTGAGCCCTCCTTCCACGCATAAACACACAGTTCAAACGCATTCGTCTTTATCCCATAACCCCCAATGAATTAACAGTATAAAATAAAcggtaatgataaatacagccCTTAGGACTGTATTTAAGAACTAAATTATTTCCCAAAATGGAATTAAATTAGGAATTTAAGACACAATTACGCGTAAATTGATGTCATTAATGCTTGATTTAAGGTTTTCATTCCTTTTTTGGCACCTAAAAAACAGTCATAAGGACtgtattaggatcggtagaatcgtgttaccttaataTTAGATCAATAGTACAACCAAGCCATAACTAGAAACCATGAAATTAATAGGCAGATGATAAGAACTTGGTGTGGGATGCTAGCAAGTTGAACGCTAATGATGATcatccaatttttttttcaataatTTACAATCTGGCGAGGGATGAAGCGAAACGGCAGAATAGGTTATTTTATCAAAGGAGTAAAGTAGGTTGTTGGTGAGGTGATGATAATAAGGCTGAATAGCAAATAATACGCAATAATATAGTTGTAGGTATCTAGGTAATAAAATTACATTGGGATTAGGAAAACTTAATAGGATATATATCTGATAGAATAATAGAAAGTTGGAGCGATAAAATCAAATATTTCAAAATACGTTTATAGCTTCAATTCCTTTTAGTAGGAAAAGAATATTTGAACATAAAATACGTTTCAAGAAATATACTAGGAATTAAACTTCAAGAACAAGACTTTCAAGTCATAATCTAATATACTAGGAATTCAAAGAATGATTGATCCTAACAAATAACAATTACAATAAAATTGGATTAAGACGATATTAACCACTAATCACAATCGGTAATGAAGCTTATCAGCCTTGCACTCAGCCGCAGAAAACAAAGTCTTGGACAAAGACTCAAGTTGGACTCCCTTGAAATCAAACGGACAAGAATGCAACTCAGGGTACCTGTGGGACCCACAGTACACTTCTCCACACCTGCACTCGAAACCCGTCAGCCCAATCCGTTTCTTGCAACAACCACACCTCTTCTTCATTGTCTGGCCCACATTAGCCGCGACCTTAGTGACTATGTCGTCTTTGTTGCTGCTCGTACGACTTTGTTCTGGTTTTACAGTTGCTTTCTTAAGGGAATCTCGGAAACACTTAGAACAAAGATTGTGTTGGGTTGGATTCCCAAAGAATCCGCATCCGGTTGCACATAGAGCTGGATCATTCATGTTGCTCATCTTCtcctttatttaattaattaaatcgcTTGAAAAATAGTTCAATATATGATGATCGACAACGTACGCTTTGTTATGTGTAGATAATTTTGGTGTGAGACGTGCTgtgtatatatatagaggtgCACTTCTTTTCTTGGAATACAAGTTAGTTTTCCTAATTCAATCATGACTAGCAAAAATAGGTGATTTACGCTATACTACAAGTTTCTTAGCTGAAATctaaaattatactccctccgtcccggcaattgttgtccttttgttttggcacaaagaccaagaaaagatgaGAAGACCAATaaataaatgacaagtggaacaaattgaatgagaattatcaaattactcatcaagttcattcttaaaatagaaaggacaacaaatgactgaaacaccccaaaatagaaaaggacaacaaatgaccgggacagagggagtatattgaTGAGGTAAACATGTATTTATACCGAAAAGGCTACGGTTATACACTGCGTATAACATCGTGGCATGTGGCAACTGTGAGGATTAAGATAGAatctttttcaactttttttttttttatatattttgggAGTCAatttaaattgaaatttgaaCTTTTAAAATTTATTATGAATTTTTTTAACAAATTTGATAAATATTACTCCCTCTTAGTCTCAGTGTTGGTTACTTTTCTTTTGAGCACCAAAACTAAGGATATGAATTTGGACTACACAAAACACTCTACCCCAcatggaattgaatttggaccacacaaaacttaccaaaaaaaaaaataggaaccAACACCCGACTAGCGTGGAAATAGAGAGGGGAACCAACACTCAAACTGGGAGagagtattatttttattgtCTAATTATTTCCTTTTTTTCCATTATCTCTAACATCATTCATCCATGCCTAGCTTCAACTACCAGCCGTGATTCCGTGAACACCTCTCTGCCGTTAACATCTCCGGCGCCGACGACCTATCATGCCGAAGGCTCTAGCCTGGTTACGACTATCACGTTGCCCTTCAGTTAGAATCGACCGTGGATGACCCAAATCAACGGTTTTGCCACCACGAAACAACCGCGAAAAACCCGACACCTAATTAAAATCTAAAGAAATTGAAATAAAGCATTAATTTGATGGATTACCGTAAACGTAAATGATTAATTCGTGATGTGAAACTAAACTGACAAAATTATTGTTCAAAAATAGACTATGAGCATGTTTGGCCTTAATtctcaaaaatgagtttttgtttttcaagcttaatttttcaaaagtgtttttcaaaagcagaaATAACAAATACTTGCTTCTATTTTTATGggcaaaaatatggatttttagtttttgagaatttttgtttaacttttagaaaatcatgtgtttggccaaaaagtgtttttgagtccaaaaacacttttacaaactagGCCAAACACACACTATATAATGTCATTTCATGAAAAATTAAACTGATAAAGTTTTACGTAATTGATTGTTTAGAGTGAATTTTTAAAAGATATGGAAAGATATTTTGTTAAGatataatattatttaattatagtAAATATAATTATTATTCACATTACCAAAATTAATAAAATTCTTAACTATTTTTCCTCCATCTCTTTCATCTTCCCTCCATGATAAATTTTTTCCATCCAAATATCTACACAATTCCCTCCCTACTTACAAATAGATTCTTCTACATGTTACATTTTAAATGGTGGTGTATAGAAGATTCTATACACCAAGTGTAATCGTAGCATCTTCCCTTTTAACCGTCCTCGTATTTGTATTTGTTGTACTCTTGTCGGTTTTTATTGTGAGACTGATTTATTTAATTCACTCACATTTCCCCATTGTTTCAAGGTATTAAAGTCTTATTTTTGTGATGGTTTCGTTGCTACTGTTGCTGCTGTATTATCACAATTCCAGAAAAAAGGAGGAAAGGAGTACGCGGGCGGGGTCCGCGGGGATTGGTCCGCAGGAAAAAGAGTGAGGGACAACAAAATGAAATGATATTTTATTTAGGTACAAAAGTGAGCGATGTGTTGTCGATGCGGGATAGGTCGAGACTATATTCGGCTCTTATGTGAAAAAGTGACGGTCTTTAGTTAGACGGAATTTCGTCTTAAACCTACaataatttaagacggaagtttactactactattattattattattattattattattattattattattattattattattattattattattattattattattattattattattattattattattattattattattattattattcgtgcagctttattattattattattattattattattattattattattattatcctatccggcaaaaaatatatttttatataaatacgCTTTAATATATTACTTTTACAAAAATCGAGTTTAAAATAaagttaataaaataaaataattttaaaatataaaataaaataattaaaccgaaaaataaattttaaatgtcaacatgggaaattcgcgggtgttacattgaCTCATCTACTATTTACAAGCAGTTTAGCTTGTTATATTTGATTTATTTAAAGGGAAGTGATAAATACAATCCACTGGattgtatttaagcatttaatatCCTTCTATATTTGACATTGATTtagaaattagagagtaaattacacataaattaatgcaattaatgcatatattaactatttatttcctcttttagttgcttaaatacaacccactgaGTTGTATTTATCATAACCCTTTATTAAAATATCGCTTATAAAAAATAAAAGCGTAAATATTTTATTGAGATAAAGGTGATACGGAGTATTAATTAAAAACAGATGAGCAT
Encoded here:
- the LOC141599927 gene encoding zinc finger A20 and AN1 domain-containing stress-associated protein 1-like → MNDPALCATGCGFFGNPTQHNLCSKCFRDSLKKATVKPEQSRTSSNKDDIVTKVAANVGQTMKKRCGCCKKRIGLTGFECRCGEVYCGSHRYPELHSCPFDFKGVQLESLSKTLFSAAECKADKLHYRL